Genomic window (Candidatus Nitrosocosmicus franklandus):
ATACATCACCTTTAAAGGAAAATTTGAACTCATCTAATATATCCATAAACAGGTCATATCGCTAAAGAATATAATGTTTGGTAAAAGTTATCGGCATCAAAAGGATTATAGAGTGAAAAAAATCATTTTGTAATTATATAACTTAAATTGTCAGAAATAAAAATAGTATGTTCAGCTTGAGACACAACTTTATTATTCCCTTCAACTAGAATCGGGTATCCCCTCACATTCTTCTTCTTGATGAGGAAATCAATCATAGCCCGAGCTTTAGATTCATCAAAATTATTTACTAGCCATCGTAAAGCGAAAGGGAGTGTCTTAAACTTGTCCCACAGATACAAGATAAATTCATCTGCCTCTTTATCCTTAGTCGGTTTTCTAGATATTAATGAAAAAATATTTCTTTTCTTTCCTTCATACACTATGCCTAGGCCATCATTAGTAGTAACAAAAGGCTCTATTGCATAAGCCTGATTAGATGATAAAGAGAAGGATGATCCATATGTTTTAATATTTGGAATAGATTTGCCGGCATGAATGATATACTGTTCAAGAGAATGACCACTAAGATTTTGAATAGGTTTTAATCCATAGTGTGATATCGTATTCTCAATTGTTTTTCCTATTTCACTTGATTTAGTATTATGCTTTGCAATCTTTATAGCTTCAGATAAGGATAATTCTGCCACTCTTATCAATTGATCATACTTTGGATCATATGAAATGGTGACTGCGGTATCTGCAACATAGCCATTAATATGCACGCCCAGGTCTATTTTCACAACATCAGTATCTTTTATTACAATTTGATCGTTTGGTTCAGCAGTATAATGGGCTGCAATTTCATTTATACTAACATTAACCGGAAAGGCGGGATTTCCACCGTAATCTATTATCTCCTTTTCAATTGAATTGCACACTTCTTCAAGGGTTCTACCAATATGATTTCTTTTCCTAGTATTCTCACGTACTAGTGAAGCTATGTGGCCTGCACGGGTATAATTCTCTAGGGACATAAAATACAGATAATATTATTGGGAATATAATAATAATGCGAATAATAATTGAAACAAGGTTAAAATTAGACAAAAATTTCTCTTTAGAATGGGGATCGTTGTCTAGCATGGTAGGATGCCAGCCTTGGGCGCTGGAGGTCGTCGGTTCAAATCCGGCCGATCCCATCCCATAATTAAACAATAGTAAGCAGAAAAAAATTATACCCTTCTGCCTCGCCTACCACCAGGTTTTCTAGTTGTATCATGAGGAACAGGTGTTACATCATCAATTCTTCCAATTCTAAAGCCAGCTCTCGCTAGTGCCCTTATGGCAGCTTGAGCACCAGGACCAGGAATCCTTGGCCCAACACCACCAACTGCTCTTACTCGTATGTGAAGCGCATTAATTCCCTTAGTTTTTGCCGCATCAGCAGCCGATACAGCAGATTTCATGGCTGCATATGGAGATGATTCATAACGGTCTGCTGTTACATGGCGGCCTCCAGAGCTAATGGAAATGGTCTCTGCACCACTTATATCAGTTATATGGACTAAAGTATTATTATAACTACTAAAAATATGGGCTACACCCCATTTATATTGAGTAATTTCCTCTTGCGACATTAATGTAGAACTTTTGATTTTCGCATTTAAAAACCTTCTTAATCAAAATGAATAAATCCATGGTTCTTTAGCAACTTTTTATTTCCATCATGTTTAATAACGAATACCTTTCCTTCTCCTTTAACTACCTTGCCGATTACGAAAAGATCTAATCTATGTTTTGCTAAAATTTTGGATATCTTCGCCAAATTTTTCTCTGATATCGTTCCTATTATATGGTATTCTTCTCCCCCATAAAAAATAAGATCAAAATAATCAAGTCTATTCATAGAAGAGAATCTTCGTAGTTGAGGAGGAATAGGCACATTTCTCTCATCGATCAAAATATCTACGTTACTCTCTTTAGATATCTGATACAATGATACGGCAAGACCATCACTAGAATCAATAGAGGATGAAAAATATGGAGCGAGCAGAATTCCAAATTTATATGACGGTGTAGGATTCAAAACAGAATCGATCGATCTTTTCCTAAAATAATTATCAGGACTTCGTAAATTATCCATCAATATTTTTAGTCCTGAAGAAGTATAGCCAAAAATTCCTGAAACAACAACAAGATCTCCCTCTTGTGCACCATCCCTTCTAGGAATATCAATATTTGATGAAAGTGTTCCAAACATACAGCAATCAATTATGATTTCTTTAGATTCATTAATGTCACCGCCCACTATATCAATTTCAAAATCCTTTGAGGAAAGTGTGAATCCATCTAATAATTTGGAGATTTCGCTTTTTTTTAACGTTGTAGGCAACCCCAAAGAGATTAAAGCGAATTGAGGCTTTATTCCCTTTGTTACAAGGTCACTTATACTAGACACCATCGATTTTCTGGCTATTTGTTCAAAAGTCATTTTTGTAGGTACATCAGTATGTTCAACTAGCATGTCGCATGTAACTGCCAAAGAAACTCCTCCGTAAATTTCACCACCAACAGAGCTCAAAGAGATTACAGAAATATCATCTTTACCAAACCATGGATCTATATTTTGAAACCCAAATCTTGATATTATTAAATTTAATATTTGCTTCTCATTGAATTTTCTCATAAACTTCCACTATCTTGTTATTTAACGATTCAAAGAGTGAATCCAATCTATCAATAGTGGATTCCAACGAAATCCTAAGCACATGTTCGGTGTTAGAGAAACGTATTAAAATCCATGAATCATCATCAAGAATAAACTTTAAACCATCAGTATGAATTACATCTACAGATTGAGGCTTTAGAGCTGACAATATTTTTTCTAATAGTATTTTATTATCAGTTTTTGTATTTATCGGATATTTAGTTCGTATTTGTCTAAAATTTGATGAAATTGTCATACACTCTTTGATCAAATCTTGATTTAAAGAACTAATAATCACACTAGCCAATAAACCGTCTCTACAGGAAGTAAAATTTGGAAGGATAAAACCTCCACTGCTCCCTTCACCACCCGATTCAGAATGCGTTTCGATCATACGACGCAAGACATTCGATTCGCCTACTTTAGAGAAGAAAACCTGTCCACCATGGTCTTTCACATATTTTTCAATAGCTAAACTAGTATCCAGACTAATAGTAAATTTCTTAAATTTACTATTATTGATGACGCTTGCAACACAGAACAAAAGGGTTAAATCGGGATTGAGCTGAACTCCGTCGTTACTTACTACAACTAATCTGTCACCATCAATATCAAATGCAAAACCAAAATTCAAATTATTTGTCTTTACCAAATTGCAAAGGTCTAGTAGCGGATCAGATGTCGGATCAGGTCCTCGAGAAGAGAATCCCAACTTATCATTTATTCCAAGGTATTTTACATGATATGTATCAAGCAAGCGATCAGTATACATACATGCCGCTCCCCCTCCGAAATCAATTCCAACTTTGAAATCCATATTCGATTGATTTGAGGGATGAATGTGTTGTAATATATCAGTTACATAGCTGGAATCAATGTTGAAATATCGCCCCATTTGCGAATGTTCATTAATTCTGGTATTTAATAGCTGTTCTAAATCGGATTCAAATAAACCCCTGCCGTTAATAAGCATCTTAAGACCATTCCATGGCAAAGGATTGTGAGATGCGGTAATCATTATACCCCCCGTATACTTTCGGGCTTCTCTAAACAAGATTGGTGTAGGGGCTACTCCTAAATCATATACATCAATTCCTTGCTCTAGGAGAGATCCGGTAACAACTTCTGAAATCAGTCTTCCAGATGGTCTACTATCTCGTGCAATTACACAATTTGTTATAGGAAATCTATTTTTTAAATACGAGCCGAAGGTCCTTGAAAAACGAGCTATCTCCTGTATGCCAAGGTCTTCATTAAATATGCCTCTAATTCCTGAGATAGATATCTTCACGATGATAAAAATATCTGTGCACTATTTATGTTAATAGGAGTAGAAAAAAATAGGATTACGAAAAGCGCGAACCGGTAAGCATAACTTCACATTGTTCACATATTCGCTTATCTATATTTGATTCTATACTATGGTGAACATCACATATGATAAATGTATACCTCATAAAGTTGCATAATTGGATAAATTTTGTCATAGTACTTGGAGAATAGGCTTTATTTGTAGAAAGATCTTTGGATATATCATTTATCATCTTCATGACCTCAAAATTATCTTCCAATTTGGCTACTAACGATAAGTCGCCACGTGTTCCTCTTATGTAATTACTAACTGCTGCTTGGGTAATCCCTAGTAGTTTAGCCACAGTTTCCTCCTTTAGATCATAATCACGAATTAATTTTTTAGATAAGATAGCTCGTATAGCAGGAATAAGCGACTTTGACTCAATTTCGGAGGGTAATAGCATAATATTTTGTAATTTTCTAATTATATAAAGATTTCAAGTATATAAGCAAACAAAAAATAGTTGGGTGATATTAGCCTTCTTCCCAGCCTTTATTAAATACACCGTTTTTATGCAACGGAACTGGTTGGCCTGCAGTATATTCTAATGGTCTCATCCAGAATATAGCATGAGTGGGACAAACACCGACACATGCGCCGTCTGAAATACATCTTTCTGGATAAAAGACAAATGCTTTGCCTCTTTTCCAACCTTCGACAGGTTTAACACGAAGTACATCCGGACCTAATGCGGTACAAATCTCTACACAAAGTGCACACCCAATGCACCTTTGTTCATCAACATCTGGAAGTATAGCAATTGGCATCTAATAATTCACTAATCGTCTAGTAACGATAAAACTATTTAAACTATTTGCCCATATCAAAACAGTGTTATACAAAGATAAAAAAATCTAGATAGGAATATCTACTTTTTAATTTGACGCATTACGTCTACTTGACCACTATGAAGCCAATCTTTTAATTCTTCATGAGATGGTTTTGTATCGTGTTTGCCTTGAAGATGAAGATGAAGTAATACATAATTTACCTGATTCAATAAAACCTTGTTGTCTTCATCGCCCTTACGAGCTTTTGCTTTTAATTCCTCAGGAACGGTTGCCCACCATTCCTCAAATGATCTTACCATTAAAA
Coding sequences:
- the thiL gene encoding thiamine-phosphate kinase; its protein translation is MRKFNEKQILNLIISRFGFQNIDPWFGKDDISVISLSSVGGEIYGGVSLAVTCDMLVEHTDVPTKMTFEQIARKSMVSSISDLVTKGIKPQFALISLGLPTTLKKSEISKLLDGFTLSSKDFEIDIVGGDINESKEIIIDCCMFGTLSSNIDIPRRDGAQEGDLVVVSGIFGYTSSGLKILMDNLRSPDNYFRKRSIDSVLNPTPSYKFGILLAPYFSSSIDSSDGLAVSLYQISKESNVDILIDERNVPIPPQLRRFSSMNRLDYFDLIFYGGEEYHIIGTISEKNLAKISKILAKHRLDLFVIGKVVKGEGKVFVIKHDGNKKLLKNHGFIHFD
- a CDS encoding 4Fe-4S dicluster domain-containing protein; this translates as MPIAILPDVDEQRCIGCALCVEICTALGPDVLRVKPVEGWKRGKAFVFYPERCISDGACVGVCPTHAIFWMRPLEYTAGQPVPLHKNGVFNKGWEEG
- a CDS encoding phosphomannomutase is translated as MKISISGIRGIFNEDLGIQEIARFSRTFGSYLKNRFPITNCVIARDSRPSGRLISEVVTGSLLEQGIDVYDLGVAPTPILFREARKYTGGIMITASHNPLPWNGLKMLINGRGLFESDLEQLLNTRINEHSQMGRYFNIDSSYVTDILQHIHPSNQSNMDFKVGIDFGGGAACMYTDRLLDTYHVKYLGINDKLGFSSRGPDPTSDPLLDLCNLVKTNNLNFGFAFDIDGDRLVVVSNDGVQLNPDLTLLFCVASVINNSKFKKFTISLDTSLAIEKYVKDHGGQVFFSKVGESNVLRRMIETHSESGGEGSSGGFILPNFTSCRDGLLASVIISSLNQDLIKECMTISSNFRQIRTKYPINTKTDNKILLEKILSALKPQSVDVIHTDGLKFILDDDSWILIRFSNTEHVLRISLESTIDRLDSLFESLNNKIVEVYEKIQ
- a CDS encoding transcriptional regulator encodes the protein MLLPSEIESKSLIPAIRAILSKKLIRDYDLKEETVAKLLGITQAAVSNYIRGTRGDLSLVAKLEDNFEVMKMINDISKDLSTNKAYSPSTMTKFIQLCNFMRYTFIICDVHHSIESNIDKRICEQCEVMLTGSRFS
- the map gene encoding type II methionyl aminopeptidase is translated as MSLENYTRAGHIASLVRENTRKRNHIGRTLEEVCNSIEKEIIDYGGNPAFPVNVSINEIAAHYTAEPNDQIVIKDTDVVKIDLGVHINGYVADTAVTISYDPKYDQLIRVAELSLSEAIKIAKHNTKSSEIGKTIENTISHYGLKPIQNLSGHSLEQYIIHAGKSIPNIKTYGSSFSLSSNQAYAIEPFVTTNDGLGIVYEGKKRNIFSLISRKPTKDKEADEFILYLWDKFKTLPFALRWLVNNFDESKARAMIDFLIKKKNVRGYPILVEGNNKVVSQAEHTIFISDNLSYIITK
- a CDS encoding 30S ribosomal protein S11, which encodes MSQEEITQYKWGVAHIFSSYNNTLVHITDISGAETISISSGGRHVTADRYESSPYAAMKSAVSAADAAKTKGINALHIRVRAVGGVGPRIPGPGAQAAIRALARAGFRIGRIDDVTPVPHDTTRKPGGRRGRRV